The following coding sequences lie in one Mucilaginibacter sp. KACC 22773 genomic window:
- a CDS encoding penicillin-binding protein yields MMKIRTNILLRVYIAFGLVVLFSFAVVVQLCRVQFIQGAKWKAKAVNMTAQFRDVEAARGNIFSVDGSLLATSVPEYELHMDMLGAGLAIDSVFNDNVEVLATDLSQLYGDRTPREYARLLRDARKDGSRYQLLRRRVSYQELKKIREFPVFKNRKTKNCLIVLQQNKRILPFHALAARTIGYKNENIKNPVGLEGAYSSYINGENGRRLMQRIPGGTWMPVNNDEDEIPAKDGADIMSTINVNFQEIAQAALLRQLDSSAADHGCVVLMEVATGEVRAIANFTRSKENTFKESFNYAISNAIDPGSTFKLVSYMTLLDQHKLDTNTIVNAEGGKYKFPKGPTITDTEHDNYEMTVKKAFEESSNVAAAKLVYGHYKDNPWQFINKLYSYHLNDKLQLQIPGEGRPVIKNPGNRSWNKYYTLPEMAYGYEMNLTPLQMLAFYNSVANNGKMIAPIFVREIRRMGSTIEQFNARVINEKVCSDATLGKVKSMLEGVVQEGNCKRVIKNPRYTVAGKTGTAQVADGTKGYKVKKYQASFCGYFPADHPKYSMIVVVNNPTRGSYLAAKVAGPIFREIADKVYANDMEINQPSPVSLVGNTSMPKVKQGNLKALKHVYTKLGVKPLYASADAAGNGVDTSNGIPFEDTRYKEGTVPTVTGMGLSDALYVLGNAGYKVTVRGSGMVTTQSVTGGSLIPKGSRITIELQ; encoded by the coding sequence ATGATGAAAATTAGGACTAACATATTGCTTAGGGTGTATATTGCCTTTGGCCTTGTTGTGCTTTTTTCGTTCGCGGTTGTGGTACAGCTTTGCCGGGTACAATTTATACAGGGCGCAAAATGGAAAGCCAAAGCAGTAAACATGACAGCCCAGTTCAGGGATGTAGAGGCTGCGCGTGGTAATATTTTTTCGGTAGATGGCAGCCTGTTGGCAACATCGGTACCCGAGTATGAGTTGCACATGGATATGTTGGGTGCAGGCCTTGCCATTGATAGTGTATTTAATGATAATGTAGAGGTGCTGGCGACAGATTTATCGCAATTATATGGCGATAGAACGCCGCGCGAATATGCCAGGTTGCTGCGCGATGCCCGTAAAGATGGCTCGCGTTACCAGCTTTTACGCCGCAGGGTAAGCTATCAGGAGTTAAAAAAGATTCGTGAGTTCCCGGTGTTTAAAAATAGGAAAACTAAAAACTGCCTGATTGTTTTGCAGCAAAACAAGCGCATTTTGCCTTTTCATGCTTTGGCTGCTCGTACCATTGGTTATAAAAACGAAAACATTAAAAACCCGGTAGGGCTGGAGGGGGCTTACTCGTCATACATCAATGGCGAAAATGGCAGGCGCTTAATGCAGCGTATTCCCGGCGGAACGTGGATGCCTGTAAATAATGATGAAGACGAGATACCGGCAAAAGATGGCGCCGATATCATGTCGACCATTAATGTTAACTTCCAGGAGATAGCACAGGCGGCTTTATTAAGGCAGCTGGATTCAAGCGCAGCCGATCATGGCTGTGTGGTGCTGATGGAAGTTGCTACCGGCGAAGTGCGTGCCATAGCCAATTTTACCCGTTCAAAAGAAAATACTTTTAAGGAGAGTTTTAATTATGCCATCAGTAACGCTATTGATCCGGGTTCTACCTTCAAGCTGGTGTCATATATGACCCTGCTTGATCAGCATAAACTGGATACCAATACTATAGTAAATGCTGAGGGCGGTAAATACAAGTTCCCCAAGGGGCCAACCATTACCGATACCGAGCATGACAACTATGAAATGACGGTTAAAAAAGCTTTTGAAGAATCATCAAACGTGGCGGCAGCAAAGTTGGTATATGGTCATTATAAAGATAACCCATGGCAGTTTATCAATAAGCTGTACAGCTATCATTTAAATGATAAGCTGCAGCTGCAAATTCCCGGCGAAGGAAGGCCTGTTATAAAAAACCCGGGCAACCGCAGCTGGAACAAGTATTATACCCTACCCGAAATGGCCTATGGTTATGAAATGAACCTTACCCCGTTGCAAATGCTGGCGTTTTATAATTCGGTAGCCAACAATGGTAAAATGATAGCGCCGATTTTTGTGCGCGAGATCAGGAGGATGGGTAGCACCATTGAGCAGTTTAACGCCAGGGTAATTAATGAAAAAGTATGCTCGGATGCTACGCTTGGTAAAGTAAAAAGCATGCTTGAAGGCGTTGTACAGGAAGGTAATTGTAAGCGCGTAATTAAAAACCCCCGTTATACGGTGGCTGGTAAAACAGGTACAGCCCAGGTAGCCGATGGTACAAAAGGTTATAAGGTAAAAAAATATCAGGCATCGTTTTGCGGTTATTTTCCGGCCGATCATCCTAAATATTCGATGATCGTGGTGGTAAATAATCCCACCCGCGGATCATACCTGGCGGCTAAGGTTGCCGGGCCTATTTTCAGGGAAATTGCCGATAAGGTTTATGCCAATGATATGGAAATAAACCAGCCATCGCCGGTAAGCCTTGTTGGCAATACATCAATGCCTAAGGTAAAGCAGGGCAATTTAAAGGCACTAAAACATGTATATACCAAATTGGGGGTTAAGCCACTATACGCATCGGCAGATGCAGCAGGCAACGGAGTTGATACCAGCAATGGTATACCATTTGAGGATACACGATATAAAGAAGGCACTGTTCCTACAGTAACAGGAATGGGCCTGAGCGACGCCCTGTATGTTTTGGGCAATGCAGGTTATAAAGTAACGGTACGCGGCAGCGGCATGGTAACCACACAATCGGTTACTGGCGGCAGCCTAATACCAAAAGGATCACGCATAACAATTGAACTGCAATGA
- a CDS encoding FtsL-like putative cell division protein: MSNRFRTEIQEEEEEAEELIVEDKPKKREIPDNFFTQFFTKRFITSEKATSALPFVLFIAFLGMVYIGNMHLAEKTIRDIDDLTKEVKERSWDFKTTKADMAFKSTLIEVAKRADTLGVRQSVEPPKKIRVKEDNDEN; this comes from the coding sequence ATGAGCAATCGTTTCCGTACAGAAATTCAGGAGGAGGAAGAAGAGGCAGAAGAGCTTATTGTTGAGGATAAACCCAAAAAAAGGGAGATCCCCGATAATTTCTTTACGCAATTTTTTACCAAGCGCTTTATTACAAGCGAGAAGGCCACCAGCGCCCTGCCTTTTGTACTGTTCATTGCTTTTTTGGGTATGGTGTATATAGGTAATATGCACCTGGCCGAAAAAACCATCCGCGATATTGATGACCTTACTAAGGAGGTGAAAGAACGCAGCTGGGATTTTAAAACTACAAAAGCCGATATGGCTTTTAAAAGTACATTAATTGAAGTGGCCAAACGTGCCGATACCCTTGGGGTGAGGCAAAGCGTTGAGCCGCCAAAAAAGATAAGGGTGAAGGAGGATAATGATGAAAATTAG
- the rsmH gene encoding 16S rRNA (cytosine(1402)-N(4))-methyltransferase RsmH has protein sequence MSEYHTPVMLQECIDGLAIKKDGTYVDVTFGGGGHSREIMKHLGPEGTLLAFDQDTDAQQNIIDDERFVFIDQNFRYLKNFCRLHGAIPVDGILADLGVSSYQFDQAERGFSIRFDAELDMRMNQGGELTAKDVVNNYTGAELHRIFGVYGEIQNAKSLAETIVTARLNAPIVTIADLKNAIINRIPKGKENKYLAQVFQALRIEVNQELEALKEFLVQSADVLAVGGRLVVMSYHSLEDRLVKNFIAKGKFSGEVEKDLYGNNQRPLDAVSRGAITASADEISKNNRARSAKLRIAVKI, from the coding sequence ATGAGTGAGTACCATACACCGGTTATGCTGCAGGAATGCATTGATGGCCTGGCTATAAAAAAGGATGGCACCTATGTGGATGTAACCTTTGGCGGCGGCGGGCATTCGCGCGAGATTATGAAACATTTGGGCCCCGAAGGTACTTTGCTGGCGTTTGACCAGGATACCGATGCTCAGCAAAATATAATTGACGATGAACGCTTTGTTTTTATAGATCAGAATTTCAGGTACCTGAAAAACTTTTGCCGTTTGCACGGTGCTATCCCCGTTGATGGCATACTGGCCGATTTAGGCGTATCATCATACCAGTTTGACCAGGCCGAGCGTGGTTTTTCAATCCGCTTTGATGCCGAGCTGGATATGAGGATGAACCAGGGCGGCGAGCTAACGGCCAAGGATGTGGTAAATAATTATACCGGTGCTGAACTGCACCGCATTTTTGGAGTTTACGGCGAGATTCAGAATGCCAAATCGCTGGCCGAAACTATTGTTACCGCCAGGCTTAATGCTCCAATAGTAACCATAGCCGATTTGAAGAACGCGATTATTAACCGCATCCCAAAAGGGAAAGAAAATAAGTATCTGGCACAGGTTTTCCAGGCGCTGCGGATCGAAGTTAACCAGGAGCTGGAAGCTTTGAAGGAATTTTTGGTACAAAGTGCAGACGTGCTGGCCGTTGGTGGCAGGTTGGTAGTAATGAGCTATCACTCGCTGGAAGACAGGCTGGTAAAAAACTTCATCGCAAAAGGTAAGTTTAGCGGCGAAGTAGAAAAGGATTTATACGGCAATAACCAAAGGCCGCTTGATGCTGTAAGTCGTGGGGCTATAACCGCATCGGCAGATGAAATAAGTAAAAATAACAGGGCAAGGAGCGCTAAATTAAGGATAGCTGTAAAAATATGA
- the mraZ gene encoding division/cell wall cluster transcriptional repressor MraZ: MPHLTGEFECKLDAKGRMMIPAGLKKQLPEADGEGLMINRGLEKYLVIYTKSEWDKRLDELSKLNEYDRQNLRFIRYFTGGATALMPDSAGRVLLPKSLLDFAGIGNDVVLTCVLNKIEVWDKAAHTEMINNEPDNFAELAEAVMGSKARRIDE; the protein is encoded by the coding sequence ATGCCGCATTTAACCGGAGAATTTGAATGTAAACTGGATGCCAAAGGGCGAATGATGATCCCTGCGGGCCTCAAAAAGCAGCTTCCTGAAGCTGACGGCGAGGGCCTTATGATCAATCGCGGCCTGGAGAAGTATCTGGTTATTTACACAAAATCCGAATGGGACAAAAGACTTGACGAATTGAGCAAACTTAACGAATATGACCGGCAAAACCTGCGTTTTATTCGGTATTTCACTGGCGGCGCCACGGCTTTGATGCCTGATTCGGCCGGCCGGGTGCTTTTGCCAAAGAGTTTGCTTGATTTTGCCGGCATTGGTAATGATGTTGTTTTAACCTGTGTGTTAAACAAAATTGAAGTGTGGGATAAGGCTGCCCATACCGAAATGATAAATAACGAGCCTGATAATTTTGCCGAATTGGCCGAAGCGGTAATGGGTAGTAAAGCAAGGAGGATAGATGAGTGA
- a CDS encoding type II toxin-antitoxin system VapC family toxin — translation MNYIWGATNKEKENDVKNITGDLSVLPFTDTVAQKAAQIYHQLRQSNQMIEFRDIFIAANCIVNEMPIVTLNKKHFKRIDGLKILR, via the coding sequence ATGAACTATATATGGGGGGCGACCAATAAGGAGAAGGAAAACGATGTAAAGAATATAACAGGGGATCTTTCTGTATTACCCTTTACAGACACTGTTGCCCAGAAAGCCGCGCAGATTTATCATCAATTGCGCCAGAGTAATCAAATGATTGAATTCCGGGATATTTTTATTGCCGCAAATTGCATAGTTAATGAAATGCCGATCGTCACTTTGAATAAAAAGCATTTCAAGCGCATCGATGGCCTAAAAATATTGCGGTAA
- a CDS encoding copper homeostasis protein CutC, which yields MPARILEVCAFTIQTCIIAERAGAARVELCDNPIEGGTTPSYGTIKQVRDKIGIALFPIIRPRSGNYFYNEDEYAIIKHDIQICRELGCNGISVGTQTIDAEIDTEWLKRIVEWAGPMSVTCNRAFDGTPDPLKSLEELIACGCRRVLTSGQKSAAPDAGQLLGELVKQAAGRITIMPGAGVKSTNLQKLVAESNATEYHSSARAVAPNPLTYINKEVSDYGNVYIADEDEVRAMVAVLKGENY from the coding sequence ATGCCTGCCAGGATTCTCGAAGTATGCGCCTTTACTATTCAAACTTGTATTATAGCCGAGCGCGCCGGTGCTGCGCGGGTTGAATTATGTGATAACCCTATTGAAGGCGGTACTACTCCGAGCTATGGCACCATAAAACAGGTGCGCGATAAAATAGGTATCGCTTTGTTCCCCATCATCAGGCCGCGGTCTGGAAATTATTTTTACAACGAGGATGAATACGCCATTATTAAGCACGACATACAAATTTGCCGTGAGTTGGGCTGCAATGGCATTTCGGTAGGCACACAAACCATAGATGCCGAAATTGATACCGAATGGCTGAAACGCATTGTTGAATGGGCTGGCCCAATGAGCGTTACCTGCAACCGTGCGTTCGATGGTACGCCCGATCCTTTAAAATCGTTAGAAGAACTGATAGCCTGCGGATGCCGGCGGGTACTCACCTCCGGGCAAAAAAGCGCGGCGCCCGATGCCGGCCAGTTGTTGGGTGAGCTGGTTAAACAAGCCGCCGGCCGTATTACCATTATGCCCGGTGCCGGTGTTAAATCAACCAACCTGCAAAAACTGGTAGCCGAAAGTAATGCAACAGAATACCATTCATCGGCACGCGCTGTAGCGCCAAATCCTTTAACTTATATTAATAAAGAGGTGAGCGATTATGGAAATGTTTATATTGCCGATGAAGATGAAGTAAGGGCGATGGTGGCTGTTTTGAAGGGGGAAAATTATTAA
- a CDS encoding PepSY-associated TM helix domain-containing protein, translating to MPGFVMKAMKVFFRTIHLYLSLAAGIVIFCSCLTGTMLVFEKEIEHTLHPKLYYVQAAATRVPLEQMIKAALKQVPKAKLASAMVYNDATRTVEVGLIVPEKKDKKGNAVQAEKGKPAKVQGDKDKKAKEADRANLSVFVNPYTGQVTGQYSRRQSFLYSAEMFHRFLLAGKDSLGDWVVSISTLLFLFILITGVILWWPKTKNVMKQRLKIKWGGSTKRLVHDLHLVTGFYTSIFLIVIALTGLIMTFKLANQALFAITGSKLVKEQPKAPQSKYQAGAQALKVDAALQAVTAQTALADYYTVRVPKDSLAVYSINILPKGAVETTANTYYVDQYSGGIAGAQLFAAKSLGQRARAYVKPIHTGSVYGLPTKIISFIVCLLSLIFPVTGVMMWLNRTRKKTKTYRKMELV from the coding sequence ATGCCCGGTTTTGTAATGAAAGCCATGAAAGTATTTTTCCGTACCATACATCTTTATTTGAGCCTCGCGGCAGGCATTGTTATTTTTTGCTCGTGCCTCACGGGTACTATGCTGGTTTTTGAAAAAGAAATTGAGCATACCCTGCACCCCAAACTTTATTACGTGCAGGCCGCAGCTACACGGGTACCGCTGGAGCAAATGATTAAGGCAGCCCTTAAGCAGGTTCCCAAAGCAAAGCTGGCCTCGGCAATGGTTTATAATGATGCCACCAGAACGGTTGAGGTTGGCTTAATTGTACCCGAAAAGAAAGATAAAAAAGGTAATGCTGTTCAGGCCGAAAAGGGCAAGCCCGCAAAGGTACAGGGCGATAAGGATAAAAAAGCTAAAGAGGCCGACCGGGCAAATTTAAGCGTGTTTGTAAACCCCTACACCGGCCAGGTGACAGGGCAATACAGCCGCAGGCAATCGTTCCTGTACTCGGCCGAAATGTTTCACCGTTTTTTGTTGGCAGGTAAAGATAGCCTGGGCGATTGGGTGGTGTCAATCTCGACATTGCTTTTCCTGTTTATATTAATAACCGGGGTAATACTGTGGTGGCCTAAAACCAAAAACGTTATGAAGCAGCGTTTAAAAATAAAGTGGGGCGGCAGCACCAAACGGCTGGTACATGATTTGCACCTGGTTACCGGCTTCTACACTTCGATATTTTTAATTGTGATTGCGTTAACGGGTTTAATTATGACGTTTAAGCTGGCTAACCAGGCATTATTTGCTATAACCGGTTCAAAGCTGGTAAAAGAGCAGCCCAAAGCTCCGCAATCAAAGTACCAGGCCGGGGCCCAAGCTTTAAAGGTAGATGCCGCATTGCAGGCGGTAACAGCACAAACCGCATTGGCAGATTATTATACAGTAAGGGTGCCTAAAGATTCGCTGGCCGTTTACAGCATAAACATTTTACCTAAGGGTGCAGTTGAAACCACCGCCAATACCTATTACGTTGACCAATATAGCGGCGGCATAGCAGGGGCGCAATTGTTTGCCGCCAAAAGTTTAGGCCAGCGGGCAAGGGCTTACGTAAAACCAATACATACCGGCTCGGTTTACGGCTTGCCTACCAAAATAATTAGTTTTATTGTATGTCTTTTATCGCTCATATTCCCGGTAACAGGGGTAATGATGTGGCTTAACCGTACACGTAAAAAAACTAAAACCTATAGGAAGATGGAATTGGTTTAA